Proteins encoded together in one Alteribacter keqinensis window:
- the nadE gene encoding ammonia-dependent NAD(+) synthetase, whose protein sequence is MINKQDEIISALSVKPEIDVQEEIRKRLDFLKAYTKKSKTNGYVLGISGGQDSSLLGKLIQLAMTELNEEENTDKYTFYAVRLPHGVQKDEDDAQLALDFIDPYNRVTVNIKPAVDASYSQFKEATGEEMSDFIKGNTKARERMKVQFDLAAHYGCLVAGTDHAAEAVTGFYTKYGDGACDVTPLFGLNKRQGQALLKELGAPERLYTKKPTADLEDDQPLLPDEEALGITYEEIDDYLEGREISAASKENLENRYNMTEHKRQLPVTVFDKWWQ, encoded by the coding sequence ATGATTAACAAACAGGATGAGATCATTTCGGCACTTAGTGTAAAACCGGAGATTGATGTTCAGGAAGAAATCAGAAAACGCCTTGATTTCCTGAAAGCATATACGAAGAAAAGTAAAACAAACGGATATGTACTGGGGATCAGCGGAGGACAGGACTCCTCCCTCCTCGGAAAACTGATCCAGCTTGCAATGACAGAGCTCAACGAAGAGGAAAACACCGATAAATATACCTTCTACGCAGTTAGACTTCCTCACGGCGTACAAAAAGATGAGGACGATGCACAGTTGGCCCTTGATTTTATTGACCCTTACAACAGAGTGACGGTGAACATCAAACCGGCCGTAGATGCTTCGTACTCCCAGTTCAAAGAAGCAACGGGAGAAGAAATGAGTGATTTCATTAAAGGCAACACAAAAGCCCGTGAGCGGATGAAAGTGCAATTTGACCTGGCAGCCCACTACGGATGCCTGGTGGCTGGAACAGATCACGCAGCAGAGGCGGTTACCGGTTTTTACACAAAGTACGGGGATGGTGCATGTGATGTGACACCTTTATTCGGTTTGAATAAACGGCAGGGTCAGGCCCTCCTTAAAGAGCTTGGCGCTCCTGAAAGGCTTTATACGAAAAAACCGACAGCAGACCTTGAAGACGATCAGCCCCTCCTTCCTGACGAAGAGGCATTGGGTATTACCTATGAAGAAATCGATGACTACCTGGAAGGCAGAGAAATCAGTGCCGCATCAAAAGAAAATCTCGAAAATCGCTACAACATGACCGAGCATAAACGCCAGCTTCCGGTTACAGTGTTTGACAAGTGGTGGCAGTAG
- the tlp gene encoding small acid-soluble spore protein Tlp produces MKAKPDKRQDNVEKLEQMVENTQENIEAAEETADNLDLTEEDRQAIQDKNHRRQESIESFKAEIADEQGDRERGEY; encoded by the coding sequence ATGAAAGCAAAACCGGATAAACGCCAGGATAATGTTGAAAAGCTGGAACAGATGGTTGAAAACACTCAGGAAAACATCGAAGCAGCAGAGGAAACAGCAGACAATCTGGATTTGACAGAGGAAGACCGCCAGGCAATTCAGGATAAAAACCACCGTCGCCAGGAGAGTATTGAAAGCTTTAAAGCTGAAATTGCTGACGAGCAGGGCGACCGTGAACGCGGCGAATATTAA
- a CDS encoding PHP domain-containing protein has product MKADLHMHSTYSDGGYDPLELVEKCARGGLTVIALTDHDTTGGLEAAQKQARKHGIRFVPGIELSTRAKGGRSVDILGYNFRPEDEAFQETIAYYRSMRKGRMEEMIQKCQSAGMDIEWSDILPHVTGHTYSRPHMAKALVDKGYAKTVKDAFDKYIGYGRPVYVPKKEELTPEEAISVLQKAGGIAVVAHPVFYDIDDQIEEWAKDAGLDGVEVYHRDHSEKAIERFSSLCDKIERESGRKMLRTGGSDFHHESFGREGEELGITKLPNEHAEQFLERL; this is encoded by the coding sequence ATGAAAGCAGACCTGCATATGCATTCTACGTATTCAGATGGCGGTTATGATCCTTTGGAACTTGTTGAAAAATGTGCCCGCGGAGGCCTTACCGTCATTGCCCTTACCGACCACGACACTACAGGCGGGCTTGAGGCGGCACAAAAACAAGCCCGAAAACACGGCATACGCTTTGTGCCGGGGATTGAACTCAGTACCCGGGCAAAAGGAGGGCGGAGTGTGGACATTTTAGGATACAATTTCCGTCCGGAAGATGAGGCTTTTCAGGAAACGATTGCTTATTACAGAAGCATGCGTAAAGGGAGAATGGAAGAGATGATTCAGAAGTGCCAGTCTGCTGGGATGGATATTGAATGGTCTGATATTCTTCCCCACGTTACAGGCCATACCTATTCACGTCCCCACATGGCTAAAGCCCTTGTGGACAAGGGGTATGCAAAGACGGTGAAGGATGCTTTTGACAAGTATATCGGATACGGCAGGCCTGTTTATGTACCAAAAAAAGAGGAACTTACTCCTGAAGAAGCCATCAGTGTGCTTCAGAAAGCAGGGGGGATTGCTGTTGTTGCTCATCCCGTTTTTTATGACATTGACGATCAGATTGAAGAATGGGCTAAGGATGCTGGACTTGACGGTGTCGAAGTGTATCACCGGGATCACTCAGAGAAAGCCATCGAACGGTTTTCATCTCTTTGCGATAAGATTGAAAGGGAAAGCGGGAGAAAAATGCTCCGCACGGGCGGATCAGATTTTCACCATGAATCCTTCGGGCGGGAAGGCGAAGAATTGGGAATAACCAAACTTCCCAATGAACATGCGGAGCAGTTTCTGGAGAGGCTGTAA